The Gossypium hirsutum isolate 1008001.06 chromosome D07, Gossypium_hirsutum_v2.1, whole genome shotgun sequence genome includes the window aatcagtcCCGAATGGTCCAAAGTAGCGAGTAAAAATTGACAAAAGAATCaagcattcaccaaactagagaggacgaTAACAAAATCATctctaaaatcacttgtaaaactaagacTACCTGCATAAGAAGACTAAAAAACGTGCTACAAGAgcagacaaaaacttctaaaactgaagacttactgaacaatgaaaaaataaacaaaaaaacatataaactttGAGACAACACGGGTCCAAATCGACAcgtgaaataatttatttttcttaaatactctcaaaacagaaacaaattaAGAAGTTGACGAAGAGCCACCCACTTTCCAAAAAAAAACTACTGTGGCTGATGGAGTTTTAACGAACGACAAGCACCGTCATttgtccatcacaacttgtgaaaaCAACAAAAATACTTACAAAATAGATCTGCAAACTAAAAAAAGAGAAGGCATGTGTAGTAaatgaaaagataaaagaaaaaaaagggttggGAGAGGAAATAGGCAGGCATAGcctcttttaatattttgtttaaatatgaaatgattaatatgagaaatgaaaattagaatacaattcaatttttttaatcatatatattagtttgaaaaaattatttaataaattagtgGAATTAGgaaattatttattgaaatagtggaaattggaGGAGCCTAGAGTAAACGGCATCTCCAAATGCCCACTTCCCCTTCCCTTAATTTTCAGTTTCATGCCTGCTCCATCTTATAAAAAGATGATATATTGTCATAAATAATCCTTAAAAgttcatcaaaatttcaatatagtcTATCCATTTTGTAGGTCTAAAAGTAAATCATAACATTATCTTAAAAATTGTACTACTAAATCTTAGATTtccatattttataaataattgtatttcattactttaatttttaaagtcttataataaattttgatttaaatgaaaatatagtttaatatttttaagtcaaaaacaacagtttttaaatataattttaaattgaagggaacgtatgaaaaatttgataaattttaaggaccatattgaaaattttaagatgaaactaataaatttttaaatataattttgaactGGATGACCTAAATTGAAAAGTTGATTAATTGTTAGTGATCATTTATAATATTCTTCAATTTTTAGACTATGGAGGGAAGTCGGTTCCTCAACCaccaaatttcatttttatgaataaaaaaaggGAATAACATCATACATGATCCCTGAgaattcattaaattttaaatttagtacaTTCACTTCAAAATTATCTTGAAAATTTGATTAGCttcatcttaaaattttcaatttagtccctgataattatcaaattatttgatgttcccttcaatttaaaattatatttaaaaactgttatttttaattaataattattataatactttaaaaattaaagcAATGGAATAcgattatttataaaatatgaaaatctaataTTTACTTGTTAAAGAAGTACAATTTTTAAGATGAATTTTATGATTTACTTTTAAACCTACAAAATGGATAgactatattgaattttttatgaactttCAAGGATTATTTATACAATATATCATCTTTTTATAAGATGGAGCAGGCATGAAACTGAAAATTGGGGAAGTCGGCATGTGAAGGTGCCGTTTTCTCTTAAGGGATACCAACTTTATAGTCGGCTCCTCCatatttcaataaataatttactaACTTGGCTAATTGGCTAAATATTTTTTCAAACTAATCTATATGTTGACCATTGAGGTATATAAAGAGAAGAAGATGGTGGTAGAATGGAGGAGAATGAAATGGAGGCTGGAAAGGATTTGAACTTCGGAGAGAGTTAAGAGATCAAGAAGAGAGAGTTGTCTACGTGAGTGTGTGAGCTGTTTGCATGGCTTTTTATAGTAAAGGGTGAGTCTAGATACGTGTCCTTAAGTCACTGACGTAGAAGTCTAATTTAATACTCTTGACAGTGACAGTGATGTAACGTCTTAAGGTGAAGGGTAATCAATTATTTTAGCTCCTCACATAGTCTTAGTGGAGATGTCTTACTCTGAAGTTCGTCAAGTTGATGTTCACAAACTAGATTTAAGATTCGTGAACTAACTCTGAATTCGTGGTATCATTGATTGTTATTAAAAAAACACATGTATAACTCTTTTATAAGTATGCTGCGAGGTTCGCAAAATTGACTACTTGAGGTATAACAATATATGGATTCACTACTTCTATAAAAGGTAATCCAATAAAGAGTAGTTTTCTCCCCTTAAATCCTTGTTAAAGGTTGTTTAAGCGAACGTCAAAGACATTGGGCGACTTGATGAAGGTCAAACGATTGGTGTAGCCGAAGCCAAAGCTAAAATCACAGCCAGTCGCGCCAATGGTAAATAGCTCATCTTTGTACGAAAGTCAACAAcgatagtttttttttattgagTCCTCTTTTACCTTGCTATGCCAAATTCCAACAAAACTTTGTTCAAAAACCGAGTCCAAAGCCTCCTgtgtagaggtgctcatgggccgggcggcccggcccggcccgacaacctgcccgaaatatgggagggtttgggtaaaaatataggcccgaaatatgggcttgagaaaaaaaatgaggcccgattaaaaaacgggccgggccttgggcaccacttttttggcccgggcccggcccggcccggcccgaatataataaatttttttattttttttaaattttaaaatacttttttaaaaatttttgtaattttaaaatatttttaaaatactttttaaatttttttttaattttaaaatatttttaaaataaatttttttaatttttaaaataattttttgatatttatttaaaaaacgggtggggccgggcccgggcttatgattttttcccgggccgggcttGAGCAAAATTCTagtcccatatttcgggccgggcccaaaatttttttctgggcccggcccggcccatgagcagctCTACTCCTGTGGTTGTCCAATGGAGAAGGTCGATTGatatttataacacaattaaattgattttgtaactttgatatgaatatatcataatatgatttttttaatattttaatattttaaatataatcatattatataaaaataatttcaacgTGAAAAGTTATGATATTTGGGATAATAGTGAAGACGGAAAAGTTGACATAAAACTAAGAAGTTTTGAAggcaaaagttaaaaaattttgtattaaagttacttgaattgtattttaaaaggGGTCAAAATTACAATGACCCTGCCTACTCCTTTGACTACACCCTTGGTAACCAACATAACCAGGGTCATTATTAACAGAATAACCATAAAAAAAAACCATACTCTGACCATATGGTGGTCTGGCTTttaatgtcatgggttgcgcgtcggtgctcgcaaccatgacaaactggtgCGATCTATCGCgttcgagggaggtcatttagcccaaccaaactggcccaaccaaactggcccggtgattggagagattaaaagcccatctcaagagcctgatagaaatgggaagtgttctagaagatataattatggaatcttagagttctatttgtatatagctggttatgtaagcttagagttctaattgtattcagcttttaattatagctattgatatactgtgagtctcaactataaatagagatctTTTTGCTCATTGTAGATTCATTAagttattaataagaattttgagagtattcactcaaacttttctctcaagtgtccttgcttttgttcatctttcaaggctcgttcttacttcgttcttctgctgttcttcgtgaaaatcttaagggaattccattgaatcctttattggtgcgagtgaagttgacttgggcgtttttgctgctgaatctttttttttgttacaagttaggctgacttaggcgtttgaagcagagaaactgcctaaggccgcacggatcgcgtgggaaaactctaagtccatgacagttggtatcagagctaaggttcgaagccaccgttgaaagatgtcaaaagaagttgagggaatagagacccgtgggagggctaggaAAGCCAGTCGCTCAAGGGATATATTGTCAGCTTTAGAGGATCGCGTCGTCACTCTCGAGAGTTCAATGGGGGATATCAAGAAGAGGGTTGAAGATGTTGATGATAGGCTCCATGATGGACTGCAGTCCATGCAGGAGCAGCTTAAAGAGTATGTGACGGATAATATGAAACAGTTGACTGGTAGAGATGATGCCATTGAGGCTATGGTGGTGGCCTTGAAGGGAGAGATTGcggagctcaagggtgaactcacaatctacaaggTTGCCTTGGGCAATGGTGGGTTAGCGGCTGCCGCACCCAAGCCCAATATTGATGTTCCCAAGCCCAAAGAATTTAAGGGAACAAGGTCCGCAAGAGATGTGGACAACTTTTTGTGGGGGATCGAGCAATACTtctgtgccaaaggcatcacgGAGGATGTCACTAAGGTAACTACTGCTGCGATGTATTTATCTGACGTTGCTTTGttgtggtggcgtcgtaggtccactgatgtgagacgtggtgggTCTGAAATCGAAACATGGGAGGAGTTTCGATGTGAGTTCAAagcacagttttacccagagtatACCGAGGATGAGGCTCGGGCTAGGTTGCGTCGGCTTGCGCAACAAGGCACTGTGAGGGAGTATGTACAGGAGTTTAGCGAGCTGATGCTCCAAATCTCAGATATGGGGGAGAAAGAGGCATTCTTTTCCTTTATGGACGGATTAAAACCGTGGGCGAAGCAAGAGTTGCAACGCCGAGGAGTTCAAGAACTCACCAAGGCTATGTCAGTAGCAGAATCACTTGCTGAATTTGGTAGGAGGAAAGACAATTCCAATTCTTCTAAACCCAGATTAAAGGGTAATAGTGGGGGAGATAAAGAAAGGCCCACTAGGAACGGCGATGGTAAGAAACCTTGGGACAAGAGAAAGAGTGGGCCTATAAGGTGCTTCCACTGTgagggtccacatatgatcaaggaCTGTCCAAAGAAGGCCGCTCTCAAGGCTATGGAAGCAAAGGGGGAGTCCGATGTGGAGGATAACAACCTTGGATCGATACTAGGGGGTGTCGAAGATAGAATGAGCCATggtttgatgtttgtagacatcattgtGGCCGGCAGAAAATTGAATGCGCTCGTTGACACAAGCGCTTCTGATTTATTCATGTCTGAAGAGGCTGCTTGTAAACTGGGCCTCAAGATAGATAATGAAGGGGGTCGGATCAAAACAGTGAACTCGAAAAGTATTCCAATCAAGGGGGTTACAAAGGGAGTGGATCTTCAACTCGGAAATTGGTCAGGGAAGGtatccattaaggtaataccacttgatgaATATGATTTTGTGGTGGGACTAAGCTTCCTTGATCAGGTTAAAGCTCTTATTGCCCCTTCGAGCAATTACATGGTGATTTCAGATGCGAAACATCAATGCATGGTGAAAGTGACAAGAAAGAGAAGCTTTGAGGGAAAAACACTATCAGCAATTCAATTTGCTAAAGGTGTACGGAGAAATGAAGTCTCATATTTAGCCACCTTGAAGATCGAAGAGACCGCTGAGTCTGTTGTGAGACCCCGAAAGAAGTGAGACAATTGCTACAATCATTTCGAGATGTAATGCCTGCTCAGTTGCCAAAAAGTTTGCCACCCaagagggaggtggaccacaaaatcgagttagtaTCCAATGTGGTGCCGCCAGCAAGGGCCCCCTATCGTATGTCTCTGCTAGAATTAGAAGAGTTGCGGAAACAATTGAAGGAACTTTTGGATGCGGGATTCATTAGACCATCTAAATCCCCATATGGTGCGCCAGTATTGTTCCAAAAGAAACACGATGGGTccttgagaatgtgcatcgattatcgagctCTAAACAAGATCACCATGAAGAATAGGTATCCTATTCCTCTTATCGCAGATTTGTTCGATCAGCTTGGTAGTgcaagatggtttaccaagttagatttgagatcggggtaTCATCAAGTTCGGATAGTCGAGGGGGACGAACCAAAGATAGCTTGTGTGACACGGTACGGttcgtatgagttccttgtgatgcctttcggactcacgaatgccccagctacattctgcaccctaatgaataaggtacttcaaccctttcttgatcgttttgtggttgtttaccttgacgATATTGTGGTCTATAGCAAGTCGTTTGAAGAGCACGTAAGACACTTGAGGGAGGTGTTCcagactttgagggaaaatgagcTATTCGTCAAGGAGGAGaaatgctcatttgcccaacaagaggtgtcattcttaggccacattgtgggAGGCGGTAAGATCCGAATGGATAAAAATAAGATTCGAGCCATTTCAGAGTGGGAACCTCCAACCAAGGTAATAGAGTTGAGATCTTTCCTTGGATTGGCAAATTACTATCGCCGCTTTGTCGAAGGCTACTCCAAAATTACCACTCCCTTGACGGACATGTTGAAGAAGGGGAAGGTATGGGATTGGAATCCAGAATGTGAGAAGGCCTTCAACCAATTGAAGCAAAAAATGACGAGGGAGCCCGTACTTGTCTTGCCGGATTTTACGAAGCCTTACGAGGTACGTACAAATGCATCAGATTATGCTATTGGgggagtactgatgcaagatggacacCCAATTactttcgagagtcgaaagcttaacGAGACAGAACGTAGATATACGGTCCAAGAGAAAGAGATGACTGCGGTAGTACACTGCTTGCGCacatggagacattatttattgggttccaggttcgtggtccttaccgacaatgttgccaatagttactttctaacccagaaaaagttgtttctcaagcaggctcgttggcaggttttacTAGCAGAGTTTGATTTCACGATGGAATATAAACCAGGAAGTGCCAACAATGTTGctgatgcacttagtcgaaagaTGGAATTCGCAGCAATCAGTCAACCTGATGGCTCTTTGTTGGAACGCATTCGAGAGGGATTGTCCCATGATCCTACGGCCgaaaatttgattgagcttgccaaggagggaaaaacaagaagattttggcttgatggggagctagtatacactcatggacaccgcctctatgtgccccattatgggaaactccgtaaggaagtcatgaaggaatgtcatgaCTCGAAATGGGCAGGCCATCCAAGGATGCATCGCACTTTGGCCCTTTTGGAGGATTGCTATTATTGGCCTCACATGAGTGCTGATGTggaaacctatgtgaaaacttgtctagtgtgccaacaagacaaggttgagttaaagACTCCAGCCGGCTTGCTTCAACCCCTGCCAGTCCCAGAAAggccatgggagagtttatccatggattttattattggtttgcctaagtctgacgggtttgctagtattcttgttgtggtggacaggttttcaaagtatgCGACTTTTATTCTGGCGACCAAAGAGTGCCATGCAGAGGAAGCAGCTCGGTTATTCCTTAGACACgtggtgaaatattggggagtgccactatctattatcAGCGATCGAGATGGTCGATTTATTGGTCGGTTCtggacggagttgttcaagtTAATGGGCTCATATTTGAACTTCTCCACgagcatgcatccacaaaccgatgggaAAACTGAACGAGTAAATGCACTGTTGGAGACATATCTTcggcactatgtgagtgccacataaagggattggccaaagttgctggatgtggcccaattttcatataacttgCAGCGAAGTGGGGCCACGAATCAAAGTCCATTTGAAATAGTGACGGGTCAACAGCCACTCACACCCAACGCTGTTGTGACCCATTACACAGGACCAAATCCGGCAGCCTATAGATTTGCAAAAGATTGGCAAGAGAAGAATGACTTGGCTAGAGCTTGtttacacaaggcaagtaagcgtAGCAAGAAGTGGACCGATCAGAACCGAAGGGATGTACAATTTCAAGTGGGTGACTCAGTCCTTGctaaactacacttgattttATGATATACTGGTTTGCACAAGGGTCTTGTGCGAAGGTATGAAGGGCCGTTTAAAGTTGTGAAGAGAGtgggcaaggtggcctacaagtTGGAGTTGCCACCAAAACTTAAAGTACACCCAGTCTTCCATGTAAGCATGCTTAAGCCGTTTCATGAGGATCAAGAAGATCCGAATCGAGGCAAGTCCGAACGAGCACCGATGGGGGTAAAAGTCTCGTATGATCGTGAAGtagaaaacattgaggcagatcGGGTAATTGACGAAAGTACCACCTACCACAGCATGAGTACTTAGTTCGATGGAAGGGACTTCCTGATAGCGAAGCAAGTTGGGAACCTGCTGAGGCATTGTGGCAGTTCCAAGGGAAGATTGACCAGTTTCATAAGGAGGAtgcgacgagggcgtcgctagaacaagtggggagaatgtcatgggttgcgcgtcggtgctcgcaaccatgacaaactggtgcgatccatcgcgtttgagggaggtcatttagcccaaccaaactggcccgatgattggagagattaaaagcccatctcaagagcctgatagaaatgggaagtgttctagaagatataattatggaatcttagagttctatttgtatatagctggttatgtaagcttagagttctaattgtattcagcttttaattatagctattgatatactgtgagtctcaactataaatagagacctttTTGCTCATTGTAGATTCATTAagttattaataagaattttgagagtattcactcaaacttttctctcaagtgtccttgcttttgttcatctttcaaggctcgttcttacttcgttcttctgctgttcttcgtgaaaatcttaagggaattccattgaatcctttattggtgtgagtgaagttgacttgggcgtttttgctgctgaatctttttttttgttacaagttaggctgacttaggcgtttgaagcagagaaactgcctaaggccgcacggatcgcgtgggaaaactctaagtccgtgacactaaCACTTGGTTAGGCTTGTTTGATTGGATATAGATATGATTTCTTACTTTGATTTTCACAAATGTCAATAGTTGATGAGGTCGAAAGAGTTTCACACAGTAATGTCAAGAGTTGAGAATATTTGGAGAGTCATAGAGATATTTGGATAGAGCTTTCATAGTTTTAAGTGTAAAGTACATTAACAATCACTTAACTTTGattctaataataaaatagtcactcaacttttaattCAATCATTAAACTTTACGAAAATGACAAATCAATCACTAACAGACATTTTTCGTTTCAGAAATAACAGAACGTGGAGGTTAACAAGCCACGTTGGACGTTAACTAGCTAGATGTAACCCCAATTAAGAGCCCTAGCTgctggaagaagaagaagaagagaagaaatgaagatgcccactgttgattgaatttttttctcTGTTGATTTTCTCGGCATCTAAACAATGGAGAGTTGAGCCCTCTGCGCCGTGGCTTCCTCTGGTTTCTCTTCAACCACTTCTTTTTTCCTAATCTCTTCTCTCATTTCCTCATTTTTGGCAGCCATCTTTTTCTATTCCCTGCGATCCATTCCAGCCTTAAACCCTCGACCAAACAAAAGTTGTGCCTCGTGAGGGAGTTTGGTGCGATGCAGATAACAACAGTTCTTGGGTTGCTTGTTATAACAAATTCTTGTTTTGGGATGTTTGATTTTTGGAACAGGATTTCGGAGGAGGGTTTAGCAGAATGGGAATTAGAGGCATTGTTGGTGGTGTCGTTAGAACGACAGAGGTCTTCGATGCGACACTTCTCAATTTGCTTGGCTTCCTTAGAAGCGTCAGTCATCTAGTGGATTTATATATGGAGATAACTCAAAAGATTGAAAATTCAACAATGTTAACATAACCAAAAAAATGAAAGGACAAAAAATAGTACTTTTATTGtgtttttttggtattttgtgcTCTATTTGGTTACTGAGAAACTAATAGGGAAAAATATAGTGGAATTAGAGAAGTGTAACAAGTGAAAGGAGGAAAACCTGAAGGGTTGAGAGAATACTAGAAGAAGACTAcgatggtttttttttaatttgatcaaagAAAGGAACCTAATAGATCTAACGTGGAAAGTTAACTAGTCTcataattgatatgaatatgtccAAGGTGGTAAGTTAACTGGCCATGTCAACTAGTTAACGGGTCACGTCACTTGCGCCGTTAAGCTTGTAACAGAAAATGTTAATGGGTAACTCATTTGTCGCTTTTTGATAACGTTAGTAactgatttattattttttaaaagtttagtgaGTGAGTTGAAAGTTgaataattgtttttgttttaaaacccaaaattaactGACTTTTACCCTAATTATATATTAACTCGGAGACTTCTCAAATATAGGCAGATGTTAAATTTGGTGTGGCCCCTTTAGATGTTTTGTCGT containing:
- the LOC107953460 gene encoding uncharacterized protein, coding for MGDIKKRVEDVDDRLHDGLQSMQEQLKEYVTDNMKQLTGRDDAIEAMVVALKGEIAELKGELTIYKVALGNGGLAAAAPKPNIDVPKPKEFKGTRSARDVDNFLWGIEQYFCAKGITEDVTKVTTAAMYLSDVALLWWRRRSTDVRRGGSEIETWEEFRCEFKAQFYPEYTEDEARARLRRLAQQGTVREYVQEFSELMLQISDMGEKEAFFSFMDGLKPWAKQELQRRGVQELTKAMSVAESLAEFGRRKDNSNSSKPRLKGNSGGDKERPTRNGDGKKPWDKRKSGPIRCFHCEGPHMIKDCPKKAALKAMEAKGDFLIAKQVGNLLRHCGSSKGRLTSFIRRMRRGRR